The segment ctttaattctttataatgcaatatgatatcATTCAACAATcaaagtgaacaaaaaaaaaaaaaaaaatcaacataaaacacaaaactaattCGCACCAAcctaaaataaagttataaaaaacacaaaaatttatcaacctaaaacaaatatgcaagaaaaattaaaaaaaattctccaaaaaattgagagaaataatttttttttttttttttttttttgtgagggaaaattgtgcatagaatggaagagtgaatgacaaatttatgctaagaggatgataataagaagaaacaaaataaaagaagataaaggaaaagagaaagagtgatattaaggtaggggtttgaggagatgaaaaggtaaagggaATAAGAAAagttggagaaagtgtaaaatattaaattttttatttttttaaaataaaaaagatgagaaaatataaataatttaaagataTGTAGGATCTCATCTTATTtcaatgttgaataaaataagatgagaagaagaaaaaaagcaaaaataaaggatgtaacaataaacactaaattatcaaaatcatgctatgtaatagaataatattattttttatatactttctttaattctttataatgcaataataggataacatttaacaatcaaagagaacacacacaccaaaaaaaaaaaaaaaaacccttaaaacacaaaaataaatctcatcaacccaaattagagttctaaaaaaacacaaaaaatttatacctaaagcagagatgcaagaaaaataaaaagctccaccaaaaaattgagagagagagagagataaccttttttttgtgggggaaaactatgcaaagaatggaagagaggatgataaatttatagtaaaagggtgtaaataaaaaaagacaaaataaaagaagataaagagaaagatgaatagtgatattaaggtagaggatagtggggagatgaaatcgtaagagagagagagagagagagagagagagaaaaaaaagttaaagaatatgtaaatattaaataataaaaaaggtgaatgttaaaaaaaattataagaaaattgaaaaaaaaaaaaaaaaaaaaggataataacATGGACATTAATGTGGTTTAACTCCTGTTGATAGctctttaccagttgagctaattgaaactcaccaacttttagatatatacatatatatatatatatattacagtAAAGTACCAAAAATCAATGGACTATCAACtagttttcatgttttttttttttttttttgagctataGTTTTCACTTGTTAAAGTTTACAAATTAAGAAGTAATACTATATTGTATATAGTTAGAGCTTGCGAAGATATATGTACCTGCATCAGAGCACCTAAGGTAACCACAAAAGCGTAAGGAATAGGTTCAACACCAATCCATTCCTCATCCTTGAAGACTTCAAGCCCATATACATCACTTTGAAGAAGAATATTAATGACAGTAGGGTCTCTATGTTTGCATAAACCCAAGGTTAAACTTGGGTCTGGGCATGGTGGATAGTGATTGACCAACACTACTTGATTTTCACAAAGTTCACTGCTAAAATGATCGGGGTTGAGTCCCAAGCCTTGAGCAATGAACTCCAAAATCCTAAAGACCACCTTCCTTAATTCAGCTGTATATGTCGCAACAACTTCTCTGAAAAAGGTTACATGAAACATCATCATGTTGTTCATTTCTGTTCTTATGTGTATATCAAGCCACTACTTGGAagggtaaaaactaaaaagcaagAAAGAACAAATTAACATGTCTATGACTATGAGGATTTACCGATATTTAGGTGGCTTTTCAGGCCAAAATTGGATGTATTTCTCTAGAGGATTACAATGGTGGAACAATCCATCCCTCCAGAAGTGATACTTTTCAGTTGCATAATTATGACTGCTTGTATACATGTAGCAGCTCTTATCGGGGTCCTTCGAAGTTTCGATTGCCTTGTCCTCGGCAGATAATGCATGAAACTCCTTAAAAACACCCATGGCCTCATCTATTAAGTTGCTAGGGACTCCATGGTTGATCACCTATTACATGGTACAAATCATAGCATAACACAAATGtatcaaatatgaaaaaagtTACCAAGCATCACTCGGGAATAAATCATTGTCtgataaaagaataaaagaaaagatgtgTGGGTGGAACCTGAAACATTCCAAACTCTTGGCTAGCTTCCAAAATCTGTTGAAGTATATCGGTTTGATCATGAGCCCCAAGATCAACCACTGGAATATTTTTGCCTAGAGGGAGCATCCCTGGTCTATCTTCTGGTGGGAGTATATACGATTCTGGCAAGGATCGATCATTGCACCAGCTTGAAACAAGGTGCTCCATGGCTTACAACTCAAATCTCTCagaggaagaaggaaatgtCTATGGTGTGGAGAGAACATCGACCACAAATATGTCAATAAAAAGCATCCACTACAAGTTGTTGACTAAAAGAACCATAATACAATGTGTACacgttttttttcttctaaatgtCACTATCTCAACTATAGAGCATCATTGGTATTCTCCATGATAAAGAATTGTTTAAAGTCTACGAAAAATTATCACTCCATGGGCGCCTTTGGTTTCGTAAccattatgattttttatttcatagATCACCTGCCATacttaaataatgaaataaatccTAATCAAGCATGTGAAAAAGATTTCTATCATTAAATAACAAActtcaataataaaattttattaaaataaactttTCAACTTTTGGTAGATAGCTTGTAGCTGtcaaaactaaaagaaatatatCGTGTGAATATAAGACAACTTATATCAGGTCCAATTATCAAAGATTTTAAAATGAACAAGGTTTTCTTCTAAATCAGTTTGAAGAAATCTCTTTCTACAatacacaaaaatttataagactatctacatttaaacaagttataaaaataattaaaaaaatttataaaaaaattaaaaatatcatatgactaaaatgtaagaaaaatataagggaaaaaaaataatatttgagaTTAAATCAAGCAGACCAAGTGCAAAATGGAAGAGAAAACTTATCGATGGTTGGGAACCGAGGCGTGGAACTTAATCCACTGTCCTAAAAAGTGATTTCGCCCTATTAGATGCAGTTTATTCTTGGTGCGTTATGGCTCCAGAGATCACCCCCAAGATTCACCAGTAAGCTTTGGTTGTATGTGCTCACATACCAAAACTTTGAACTCATCTTAATGCCCAAAAGAATGAAGGAACTCGtgatagagatagagaaaacATGTTCAGGGAAAGGTTGACAGgaataacaaattaacaatacACATTTTAGAATCCACCTTGATGGAAGTCAGCCATATTTTGAATTCTTGATTGCCTCCAAAAGCTACTAATGATATTTAGGAAATTTCCATGAATTCGAGATGTGTTGGATCATAAAGGAAAGTGCCCATTTTATATGAAATAAGGGAAtgcataaaagagaaaaaagttgGACCTTTCTTCCCTTGCTGATCAGCTTCAGTCTaattaagtgtgcgtttggctccAGCTTAAAAactcaacttattttactattcagcttatttttgctactatttatgggcctcccactgtattatttcaactaactttttacctttatctacagtactttcagcaaaaaaaatttctgtttcaacaaaataaacggattccaaacaaaataagcaaatcccaaaaagttttcaatttcagttttagATGTAATTATTTCGCAGATTTGAAGCTTTTTCCAATGTAAAAAAGTACATATCCACGGTTGTTTCAACCATTATGCAATGGGTTGAAGGAAAATTCCTCCAAacactttcattttctttttttgcaaaaagtaaaattaattcttaaaaaaaaaaattaatttcaaaccAGTTTAGAATAAAACATACTTGTATAGTTTTAgtcatataattttttgaatgagTCATGTGATTATTCAAATAATACACGTAAATAGTATTATAAATAACTACCTAGTGCCTAGTATATTAAAGGAGATGACtcctaaactttgtccaaattttttataatacattTCTTGCAGTATATTCTGGATTTCTTATTGATTCACTATTATTTCAAGTGAACGGCATTAGACATGTGGGACTTGCACACACTGCTGAGATTTTATTCTGCCCATACTACTGCCAACATCCTTTAGCCGCACACACTAGGCATGTGTCGACCTACATTGACTTTTAGGTTACGTACTTTCTCTAAAACCAGTATTTCTGTAGATTTTCCTTGAACAATTTTATCGGCGAATTTGTATGAGTTGTGTTGTATATGTAGCTATGCATGCAGTTCTCATTCACAGTGCTTTTATACTTACACCGACTAATTATGTCCCTAAAGTAGAAGCTACATAGCTATGTTCTCTGGGCATCCTTGGTACTTTCATCTATGCAACCGCATGTAGTATTTTTGGATCCATAAATTTTAGAGTCTATTTATGATTTGCTTATTATGCtgaactgaaatttttttactgaaagtattgtaaataaaattaaaagttaattgaaatagtacagtatggttcatgaatagtattaaaaagtacagtgagactcatgaataataacaagaataagctgaatagtaaaataagttggcttttaatttggagccaaacaGACACTTACACAGTATATa is part of the Quercus robur chromosome 9, dhQueRobu3.1, whole genome shotgun sequence genome and harbors:
- the LOC126698547 gene encoding hyoscyamine 6-dioxygenase-like, with the protein product MEHLVSSWCNDRSLPESYILPPEDRPGMLPLGKNIPVVDLGAHDQTDILQQILEASQEFGMFQVINHGVPSNLIDEAMGVFKEFHALSAEDKAIETSKDPDKSCYMYTSSHNYATEKYHFWRDGLFHHCNPLEKYIQFWPEKPPKYREVVATYTAELRKVVFRILEFIAQGLGLNPDHFSSELCENQVVLVNHYPPCPDPSLTLGLCKHRDPTVINILLQSDVYGLEVFKDEEWIGVEPIPYAFVVTLGALMQIISNGKLKGAVHRVVTNSNLARTTATFGLYPLYETLIEPAEALVDASNPALCKSFSYKDFIIKFRASASYGTALEEFLSGTPD